In Canis lupus familiaris isolate Mischka breed German Shepherd chromosome 9, alternate assembly UU_Cfam_GSD_1.0, whole genome shotgun sequence, a single window of DNA contains:
- the ENDOV gene encoding endonuclease V isoform X2 — translation MAREAAEKPPEEILSLWKREQAQLKALLVEQDTEAWQRDPAFSGLQRVGGVDLSFVKGDSASACASLVVLSYPELEVVYEDCSMVNLTAPYMSGFLAFREVPFLVDAVQRLQEKEPHMVPQVLFVDGNGVLHHRGFGVACHLGILTDLPCIGVAKKLLQVDGLENNAQHKEKIRLLQAEGDTFPLIGGSGTVLGMALKSHSHSSKPLYVSVGHRISLESAVRLTRSCCRFRSPEPVRQADIRSRDYIRRTLGSPRPPPEQERSQKLQKPKVCPKEGSEEPAGSAGSPAIP, via the exons ATGGCGCGGGAGGCTGCGGAGAAGCCGCCGGAGGAGATCTTGTCGCTCTGGAAACG GGAGCAAGCTCAGCTGAAGGCCCTCCTCGTGGAGCAGGACACGGAGGCGTGGCAGCGGGACCCCGCGTTCTCAGGCCTGCAGAGGGTCGGGGGCGTGGACCTGTCCTTTGTGAAGGGCGACAGTGCCAGCGCCTGTGCCTCCCTGGTGGTGCTCAGCTACCCTGAGCTCGAG GTGGTGTATGAGGACTGCAGCATGGTTAACCTGACGGCTCCCTACATGTCGGGCTTCCTGGCCTTCCGAGAGGTGCCCTTCCTGGTGGATGCGGTGCAGCGGCTGCAGGAGAAGGAGCCCCACATGGTGCCCCAG GTCCTCTTTGTGGATGGAAATGGGGTTCTCCACCACCGAG GCTTTGGGGTGGCCTGCCACCTTGGCATCCTCACGGACTTGCCCTGCATTGGGGTGGCCAAGAAACTCCTGCAGGTGGACGGGCTGGAGAACAACGCCCAGCACAAGGAGAAG ATACGACTTCTACAGGCTGAAGGAGACACCTTTCCTCTGATAGGAGGCTCTGGGACTGTCCTGGGCATG GCCCTGAAGAGCCACAGCCACAGCAGCAAGCCCCTCTACGTCTCCGTGGGCCACAGGATAAGCCTGGAGTCTGCTGTACGCCTGACCCGAAGCTGCTGCAGGttccggagcccggagcccgtgCGCCAG GCTGACATCCGCTCTCGAGACTACATCCGCAGGACCCTGGgaagccccaggcccccaccAGAGCAAGAGAG GAGCCAGAAACTACAGAAGCCAAAGGTGTGCCCCAAGGAAGGTTCGGAAGAGCCCGCAG GCTCTGCGGGGTCCCCGGCAATTCCGTAA
- the ENDOV gene encoding endonuclease V isoform X1, giving the protein MAREAAEKPPEEILSLWKREQAQLKALLVEQDTEAWQRDPAFSGLQRVGGVDLSFVKGDSASACASLVVLSYPELEVVYEDCSMVNLTAPYMSGFLAFREVPFLVDAVQRLQEKEPHMVPQVLFVDGNGVLHHRGFGVACHLGILTDLPCIGVAKKLLQVDGLENNAQHKEKIRLLQAEGDTFPLIGGSGTVLGMALKSHSHSSKPLYVSVGHRISLESAVRLTRSCCRFRSPEPVRQADIRSRDYIRRTLGSPRPPPEQERSQKLQKPKVCPKEGSEEPAGEGSPPETHS; this is encoded by the exons ATGGCGCGGGAGGCTGCGGAGAAGCCGCCGGAGGAGATCTTGTCGCTCTGGAAACG GGAGCAAGCTCAGCTGAAGGCCCTCCTCGTGGAGCAGGACACGGAGGCGTGGCAGCGGGACCCCGCGTTCTCAGGCCTGCAGAGGGTCGGGGGCGTGGACCTGTCCTTTGTGAAGGGCGACAGTGCCAGCGCCTGTGCCTCCCTGGTGGTGCTCAGCTACCCTGAGCTCGAG GTGGTGTATGAGGACTGCAGCATGGTTAACCTGACGGCTCCCTACATGTCGGGCTTCCTGGCCTTCCGAGAGGTGCCCTTCCTGGTGGATGCGGTGCAGCGGCTGCAGGAGAAGGAGCCCCACATGGTGCCCCAG GTCCTCTTTGTGGATGGAAATGGGGTTCTCCACCACCGAG GCTTTGGGGTGGCCTGCCACCTTGGCATCCTCACGGACTTGCCCTGCATTGGGGTGGCCAAGAAACTCCTGCAGGTGGACGGGCTGGAGAACAACGCCCAGCACAAGGAGAAG ATACGACTTCTACAGGCTGAAGGAGACACCTTTCCTCTGATAGGAGGCTCTGGGACTGTCCTGGGCATG GCCCTGAAGAGCCACAGCCACAGCAGCAAGCCCCTCTACGTCTCCGTGGGCCACAGGATAAGCCTGGAGTCTGCTGTACGCCTGACCCGAAGCTGCTGCAGGttccggagcccggagcccgtgCGCCAG GCTGACATCCGCTCTCGAGACTACATCCGCAGGACCCTGGgaagccccaggcccccaccAGAGCAAGAGAG GAGCCAGAAACTACAGAAGCCAAAGGTGTGCCCCAAGGAAGGTTCGGAAGAGCCCGCAGGTGAGGGCAGCCCCCCTGAGACACACAGCTGA
- the ENDOV gene encoding endonuclease V isoform X4: MAREAAEKPPEEILSLWKREQAQLKALLVEQDTEAWQRDPAFSGLQRVGGVDLSFVKGDSASACASLVVLSYPELEVVYEDCSMVNLTAPYMSGFLAFREVPFLVDAVQRLQEKEPHMVPQIRLLQAEGDTFPLIGGSGTVLGMALKSHSHSSKPLYVSVGHRISLESAVRLTRSCCRFRSPEPVRQADIRSRDYIRRTLGSPRPPPEQERSQKLQKPKVCPKEGSEEPAGEGSPPETHS; the protein is encoded by the exons ATGGCGCGGGAGGCTGCGGAGAAGCCGCCGGAGGAGATCTTGTCGCTCTGGAAACG GGAGCAAGCTCAGCTGAAGGCCCTCCTCGTGGAGCAGGACACGGAGGCGTGGCAGCGGGACCCCGCGTTCTCAGGCCTGCAGAGGGTCGGGGGCGTGGACCTGTCCTTTGTGAAGGGCGACAGTGCCAGCGCCTGTGCCTCCCTGGTGGTGCTCAGCTACCCTGAGCTCGAG GTGGTGTATGAGGACTGCAGCATGGTTAACCTGACGGCTCCCTACATGTCGGGCTTCCTGGCCTTCCGAGAGGTGCCCTTCCTGGTGGATGCGGTGCAGCGGCTGCAGGAGAAGGAGCCCCACATGGTGCCCCAG ATACGACTTCTACAGGCTGAAGGAGACACCTTTCCTCTGATAGGAGGCTCTGGGACTGTCCTGGGCATG GCCCTGAAGAGCCACAGCCACAGCAGCAAGCCCCTCTACGTCTCCGTGGGCCACAGGATAAGCCTGGAGTCTGCTGTACGCCTGACCCGAAGCTGCTGCAGGttccggagcccggagcccgtgCGCCAG GCTGACATCCGCTCTCGAGACTACATCCGCAGGACCCTGGgaagccccaggcccccaccAGAGCAAGAGAG GAGCCAGAAACTACAGAAGCCAAAGGTGTGCCCCAAGGAAGGTTCGGAAGAGCCCGCAGGTGAGGGCAGCCCCCCTGAGACACACAGCTGA
- the ENDOV gene encoding endonuclease V isoform X3, which produces MAREAAEKPPEEILSLWKREQAQLKALLVEQDTEAWQRDPAFSGLQRVGGVDLSFVKGDSASACASLVVLSYPELEVVYEDCSMVNLTAPYMSGFLAFREVPFLVDAVQRLQEKEPHMVPQVLFVDGNGVLHHRGFGVACHLGILTDLPCIGVAKKLLQVDGLENNAQHKEKIRLLQAEGDTFPLIGGSGTVLGMALKSHSHSSKPLYVSVGHRISLESAVRLTRSCCRFRSPEPVRQADIRSRDYIRRTLGSPRPPPEQERSQKLQKPKVCPKEGSEEPADLEIIH; this is translated from the exons ATGGCGCGGGAGGCTGCGGAGAAGCCGCCGGAGGAGATCTTGTCGCTCTGGAAACG GGAGCAAGCTCAGCTGAAGGCCCTCCTCGTGGAGCAGGACACGGAGGCGTGGCAGCGGGACCCCGCGTTCTCAGGCCTGCAGAGGGTCGGGGGCGTGGACCTGTCCTTTGTGAAGGGCGACAGTGCCAGCGCCTGTGCCTCCCTGGTGGTGCTCAGCTACCCTGAGCTCGAG GTGGTGTATGAGGACTGCAGCATGGTTAACCTGACGGCTCCCTACATGTCGGGCTTCCTGGCCTTCCGAGAGGTGCCCTTCCTGGTGGATGCGGTGCAGCGGCTGCAGGAGAAGGAGCCCCACATGGTGCCCCAG GTCCTCTTTGTGGATGGAAATGGGGTTCTCCACCACCGAG GCTTTGGGGTGGCCTGCCACCTTGGCATCCTCACGGACTTGCCCTGCATTGGGGTGGCCAAGAAACTCCTGCAGGTGGACGGGCTGGAGAACAACGCCCAGCACAAGGAGAAG ATACGACTTCTACAGGCTGAAGGAGACACCTTTCCTCTGATAGGAGGCTCTGGGACTGTCCTGGGCATG GCCCTGAAGAGCCACAGCCACAGCAGCAAGCCCCTCTACGTCTCCGTGGGCCACAGGATAAGCCTGGAGTCTGCTGTACGCCTGACCCGAAGCTGCTGCAGGttccggagcccggagcccgtgCGCCAG GCTGACATCCGCTCTCGAGACTACATCCGCAGGACCCTGGgaagccccaggcccccaccAGAGCAAGAGAG GAGCCAGAAACTACAGAAGCCAAAGGTGTGCCCCAAGGAAGGTTCGGAAGAGCCCGCAG atttagaAATTATCCACTGA